In the Paramormyrops kingsleyae isolate MSU_618 chromosome 6, PKINGS_0.4, whole genome shotgun sequence genome, one interval contains:
- the LOC111847783 gene encoding receptor-type tyrosine-protein phosphatase eta-like isoform X1 has protein sequence MSHVHLLQDFQHHCQLLAAKDNAGYCLEFERLSDVGSEFSTRVGYLAANREKNRYPHILPYDHCRVKLAQQNSHLDYINASYVSGGTSERDFICTQGPLRSTQADFWRMVWEQNVPVIVMVTDCLENDRVLCEQYWPQDCASQYGRVKVTPLFQRHCKNFTSTILQLSQAGCPTERKITHYYYRAWPDRGVPQDRAALCAFTLQVRQHLDSEPHTGPAVVHCSAGVGRSGTFVALLWLLQLCSRNIWPDVRGVVHNLRRHRMMMVQSLEQYIFIHTCLLHWMSEDVTRNGTRRGQTSRRTHEDRETPQLCQGRRPDRQRSGPRDRGTVIHRLLPAPLLRRLQPGISAPWWR, from the exons CGGCTGTCTGATGTGGGCAGTGAGTTCAGCACCAGGGTTGGATACCTGGCTGCCAATAGGGAGAAGAACCGATATCCTCACATCCTGCCCT ACGATCACTGTCGAGTGAAGCTGGCGCAGCAGAACTCGCACCTTGACTACATCAACGCCAGCTATGTGTCT GGGGGCACCTCCGAGCGAGACTTCATCTGCACTCAGGGCCCACTGCGCAGCACGCAAGCCGACTTCTGGCGCATGGTTTGGGAACAGAACGTGCCCGTGATCGTCATGGTGACTGACTGTCTGGAGAACGACAGG GTGCTGTGTGAGCAGTACTGGCCCCAGGACTGTGCCTCCCAGTACGGCAGGGTGAAGGTGACCCCGCTGTTCCAGCGCCACTGTAAAAACTTCACCAGCACCATCCTCCAATTATCCCAG GCAGGCTGCCCCACAGAGAGGAAGATCACCCACTACTACTACCGGGCCTGGCCAGACCGGGGAGTCCCCCAGGACCGGGCAGCCCTGTGTGCCTTCACGCTGCAGGTCCGGCAGCACCTCGACAGTGAACCGCACACTGGCCCGGCCGTGGTCCACTGCAG CGCTGGTGTGGGCCGGTCCGGCACGTTCGTGGCTCTGCTCTGGTTACTCCAGCTGTGCTCCCGCAACATCTGGCCGGATGTGAGGGGGGTGGTGCACAACCTGCGGAGACACCGAATGATGATGGTGCAAAGCCTG GAACAGTACATATTTATCCATACCTGTCTCCTCCACTGGATGTCCGAGGACGTGACCAGGAATGGGACGAG AAGGGGGCAGACCAGCCGCAGAACACATGAGGACAGGGAGACCCCACAACTGTGCCAGGGCAGGAGGCCGGATAGGCAGCGATCGGGGCCACGGGACAGAGGGACGGTCATCCACAGGCTGCTGCCCGCCCCCCTGCTGCGGAGGCTACAGCCGGGGATCTCGGCTCCATGGTGGCGGTAG
- the LOC111847783 gene encoding receptor-type tyrosine-protein phosphatase eta-like isoform X2: MSHVHLLQDFQHHCQLLAAKDNAGYCLEFERLSDVGSEFSTRVGYLAANREKNRYPHILPYDHCRVKLAQQNSHLDYINASYVSGGTSERDFICTQGPLRSTQADFWRMVWEQNVPVIVMVTDCLENDRVLCEQYWPQDCASQYGRVKVTPLFQRHCKNFTSTILQLSQAGCPTERKITHYYYRAWPDRGVPQDRAALCAFTLQVRQHLDSEPHTGPAVVHCSAGVGRSGTFVALLWLLQLCSRNIWPDVRGVVHNLRRHRMMMVQSLEQYIFIHTCLLHWMSEDVTRNGTRGQTSRRTHEDRETPQLCQGRRPDRQRSGPRDRGTVIHRLLPAPLLRRLQPGISAPWWR; the protein is encoded by the exons CGGCTGTCTGATGTGGGCAGTGAGTTCAGCACCAGGGTTGGATACCTGGCTGCCAATAGGGAGAAGAACCGATATCCTCACATCCTGCCCT ACGATCACTGTCGAGTGAAGCTGGCGCAGCAGAACTCGCACCTTGACTACATCAACGCCAGCTATGTGTCT GGGGGCACCTCCGAGCGAGACTTCATCTGCACTCAGGGCCCACTGCGCAGCACGCAAGCCGACTTCTGGCGCATGGTTTGGGAACAGAACGTGCCCGTGATCGTCATGGTGACTGACTGTCTGGAGAACGACAGG GTGCTGTGTGAGCAGTACTGGCCCCAGGACTGTGCCTCCCAGTACGGCAGGGTGAAGGTGACCCCGCTGTTCCAGCGCCACTGTAAAAACTTCACCAGCACCATCCTCCAATTATCCCAG GCAGGCTGCCCCACAGAGAGGAAGATCACCCACTACTACTACCGGGCCTGGCCAGACCGGGGAGTCCCCCAGGACCGGGCAGCCCTGTGTGCCTTCACGCTGCAGGTCCGGCAGCACCTCGACAGTGAACCGCACACTGGCCCGGCCGTGGTCCACTGCAG CGCTGGTGTGGGCCGGTCCGGCACGTTCGTGGCTCTGCTCTGGTTACTCCAGCTGTGCTCCCGCAACATCTGGCCGGATGTGAGGGGGGTGGTGCACAACCTGCGGAGACACCGAATGATGATGGTGCAAAGCCTG GAACAGTACATATTTATCCATACCTGTCTCCTCCACTGGATGTCCGAGGACGTGACCAGGAATGGGACGAG GGGGCAGACCAGCCGCAGAACACATGAGGACAGGGAGACCCCACAACTGTGCCAGGGCAGGAGGCCGGATAGGCAGCGATCGGGGCCACGGGACAGAGGGACGGTCATCCACAGGCTGCTGCCCGCCCCCCTGCTGCGGAGGCTACAGCCGGGGATCTCGGCTCCATGGTGGCGGTAG